The proteins below come from a single Asanoa ferruginea genomic window:
- a CDS encoding sensor histidine kinase translates to MGKRVAWGACLATVAVVVGAVVLGAVNGTDPRTRAYLVFVLTCAVAGALVAGGRRSLLGWLLLGSASAFALVELAGEYAVYGAVPYPLLAAWVTTWLWVPANLCAALVPLFFPDGRLPDRRWWWLLGPLLAVAATAAVLSALRPGTPDQLAGHPGITNPFGVPGLSVTAVDRAFTLLAGLTFAAGAVAVVLRARAAGEVRRRQLVWVAWAVAVAATVVAARLVAGLTDADAGSPWPRGSLFWEYAGAAALSLVPAAVTVAVLRHRLYDVDLLVNRTLLYAALSTFLVGGYVLIAGYLGAVVGRSGSLSVSVVAAAAVAVGFAPLRARVQSGIDRLSYGRRKDPYAVLAGLGRRLEEAVSPAAVLPAIAQTVADTLRLRYVAVEVAGGATVASGVAEGPPTRLPLTFQGEDVGALAVWPAPTTRRRGGDQRLLADLARHVGVAVHAARETERAVRLSADLQRSRERLVMAREEERRRLRRDLHDGLGPTLAALTMRAEAAQDVAGDEAKPLLTLIADDARAAIGDVRRLVDGLRPAALDTLGLVGALRSHLAALPPGDTLVTLDARASLPALPAATEVAAYRIAVEAVTNARRHAGAARATVSLALAGSRLVLEIRDDGTGAITERPGGVGLPSMRERAAEVGGTLRVEGGAGGSLVRADLPATTED, encoded by the coding sequence GTGGGTAAACGGGTGGCGTGGGGGGCCTGCCTGGCCACCGTGGCGGTGGTCGTCGGTGCGGTGGTGCTCGGCGCCGTCAACGGCACTGATCCGCGTACCCGTGCATATCTTGTCTTCGTTTTGACCTGTGCTGTCGCGGGCGCCTTGGTCGCCGGCGGTCGACGCAGCCTGCTCGGCTGGCTTCTGCTCGGCTCCGCGTCCGCGTTCGCGCTGGTCGAGCTCGCCGGCGAATACGCCGTTTACGGCGCGGTGCCCTATCCGCTGCTCGCGGCGTGGGTCACCACGTGGTTGTGGGTGCCAGCCAACCTGTGCGCCGCTCTCGTCCCGCTGTTCTTTCCCGACGGCCGGCTCCCGGACCGCCGCTGGTGGTGGCTGCTCGGCCCGTTGCTGGCGGTCGCGGCGACCGCGGCGGTGCTGAGCGCGCTGCGGCCGGGCACACCGGATCAGCTCGCCGGCCACCCCGGGATAACCAACCCGTTCGGGGTGCCCGGGCTGTCGGTGACCGCCGTCGACCGGGCGTTCACGCTCCTCGCCGGGCTCACCTTCGCCGCCGGCGCCGTCGCGGTGGTGTTGCGTGCGCGCGCCGCGGGCGAGGTTCGCCGCCGCCAGCTCGTCTGGGTGGCCTGGGCGGTCGCCGTGGCCGCGACCGTCGTTGCGGCCCGGCTCGTCGCCGGACTCACCGACGCCGACGCGGGCTCACCGTGGCCACGAGGAAGCCTTTTCTGGGAGTACGCCGGTGCGGCCGCGCTGAGCCTCGTGCCGGCCGCGGTGACGGTGGCGGTGCTGCGGCATCGGCTCTACGACGTCGACCTGCTGGTCAACCGCACGCTGCTCTACGCGGCCCTGTCGACGTTTCTGGTCGGCGGCTACGTGCTGATCGCCGGCTACCTCGGCGCGGTCGTCGGGCGCTCGGGAAGCCTGTCGGTCTCGGTGGTCGCGGCGGCGGCGGTCGCGGTCGGCTTCGCGCCGCTGCGGGCCCGCGTCCAGAGCGGAATAGATCGCCTGTCGTACGGGCGCCGCAAGGACCCGTACGCCGTGCTGGCCGGGCTCGGTCGCCGGTTGGAGGAAGCCGTCAGCCCCGCCGCGGTGCTGCCCGCGATCGCCCAGACCGTCGCGGACACGCTGCGGCTGCGCTACGTCGCGGTGGAGGTGGCCGGCGGCGCGACCGTGGCCAGCGGCGTCGCCGAGGGCCCGCCGACCCGGTTGCCGCTGACCTTCCAGGGCGAGGACGTCGGCGCGCTCGCCGTGTGGCCCGCTCCGACGACCCGCCGACGTGGAGGCGACCAGCGGTTGCTCGCCGACCTGGCGCGGCACGTCGGCGTGGCGGTGCACGCGGCGCGCGAGACCGAGCGCGCGGTGCGCCTCTCCGCCGACCTTCAGCGTTCGCGCGAGCGGCTGGTGATGGCCCGCGAGGAGGAACGCCGGCGGCTACGGCGCGACCTGCACGACGGGCTGGGGCCAACGCTGGCTGCCCTCACGATGCGGGCCGAGGCGGCCCAGGACGTGGCTGGCGACGAGGCGAAGCCGCTGCTCACGTTGATCGCCGACGACGCGCGGGCGGCGATCGGTGACGTGCGGCGGCTGGTCGACGGGCTGCGGCCGGCGGCCCTCGACACCCTCGGTCTGGTCGGGGCGTTGCGCTCGCACCTGGCCGCGCTGCCGCCCGGCGACACACTGGTCACATTGGACGCTCGTGCGTCGTTGCCCGCGCTGCCGGCCGCGACGGAGGTGGCCGCGTACCGGATCGCGGTCGAAGCGGTGACCAATGCCCGCCGGCACGCAGGCGCTGCGCGCGCGACCGTCAGCCTCGCCCTGGCCGGCAGCCGCCTGGTGCTGGAGATCCGCGACGACGGTACGGGCGCGATCACCGAGCGGCCCGGCGGCGTTGGCCTGCCCTCGATGCGCGAACGTGCGGCGGAGGTGGGCGGCACGTTGCGCGTCGAAGGCGGCGCCGGCGGCAGCCTGGTGCGTGCGGACCTGCCGGCGACCACGGAGGACTGA
- a CDS encoding NAD(P)/FAD-dependent oxidoreductase has protein sequence MSRTVAVIGGGYGGAAVAKALEAEADVVLIDPRDALVNAAGLLRALVQPDWAGHVFFPYDALLTRGTVIRDRAVSVDPDGVTLASGRRVEADYLVLATGSSYAYPAKPNAESTGEALDDLRMTHKELAAAERVLILGAGPVGLELAGEIKEVWPHKQVSIVDPAGQLLPGYLPELRADLHRQLDELGIQLRLDTSLAAPPPVAPGRAGAFTVAGGTEITADIWFRAYGVSVNSDYLADGRLTARTPRGQVPVTEALNVSGYDHVYAIGDLTDVAEDKRAGWAMQHAEVVASNIIARLRGERPTATYRPLPHPMILLPLGPRGGVGQLPTPDGPVMVPATTVAEYKGADLFTGRFTAQFGPTAA, from the coding sequence ATGAGTCGGACAGTCGCGGTCATCGGTGGGGGCTATGGAGGTGCGGCGGTCGCCAAGGCGCTGGAAGCCGAGGCCGATGTCGTTCTGATCGACCCGCGGGACGCCCTCGTCAACGCGGCGGGGTTGCTGCGGGCCCTGGTCCAGCCCGACTGGGCGGGCCACGTCTTCTTCCCCTATGACGCGCTGCTCACGCGGGGCACGGTGATTCGCGACCGGGCGGTCTCGGTGGACCCTGATGGCGTCACCCTGGCCTCGGGGAGGCGGGTCGAAGCGGATTATCTGGTGCTGGCCACCGGTTCCAGCTACGCCTACCCCGCCAAGCCCAACGCCGAGTCGACCGGCGAGGCGCTGGACGACCTGCGGATGACCCACAAGGAGCTGGCCGCCGCCGAGCGGGTGCTGATCCTCGGCGCAGGGCCGGTCGGTCTGGAGTTGGCCGGCGAGATCAAGGAGGTCTGGCCCCACAAACAGGTGTCCATCGTGGACCCGGCTGGTCAGCTGCTGCCCGGCTATCTGCCGGAGCTGCGTGCCGACCTGCACCGTCAACTCGACGAGCTCGGCATCCAGCTTCGGCTGGACACCAGCCTGGCCGCACCGCCGCCGGTCGCGCCCGGTCGAGCCGGCGCCTTCACCGTCGCCGGCGGCACCGAGATCACCGCCGACATCTGGTTCCGGGCGTACGGCGTGAGCGTCAACAGCGACTATCTCGCGGACGGCCGCCTCACCGCCCGCACTCCGCGAGGACAGGTGCCGGTCACGGAGGCCCTCAATGTCTCCGGCTACGACCACGTCTACGCGATCGGCGACCTCACCGATGTGGCGGAGGACAAGCGTGCGGGGTGGGCGATGCAGCACGCCGAGGTCGTCGCGTCGAACATCATCGCCCGACTGCGTGGTGAGCGGCCCACCGCCACCTACCGTCCCCTGCCGCATCCCATGATCCTGCTCCCGCTCGGACCGCGCGGCGGTGTCGGCCAACTGCCCACACCTGACGGCCCGGTCATGGTCCCGGCCACGACGGTTGCCGAATACAAGGGCGCCGACCTGTTCACCGGTCGCTTCACCGCACAGTTCGGGCCCACCGCGGCCTGA
- a CDS encoding LLM class flavin-dependent oxidoreductase: MILFGFGAHSGIDDGPELLRMAQQADRDGLDLFSLSDHPYLGGRLDAYASIGFILGRTRHIAGFANVTNLPTRPAPMLARTVTTLSALSGGRIVLGMGAGGLWDRIADLGVPRLSPGAAVDAFEEAIVLIKRLSGGGPPVTFRGRYHQLEAIEPAPVAGPAVWTGSVGPKSLAATGRVADGWIPGHAADWLSERYRTSRPLIDEAAMAEGRLPREIRSIFNLPGRITDRPLAATRDGDNRWVGGSVAQWVEELTGAVLEHAASGFMLFSPKGGTPDVKSLRRWATEIAPAVREASKKAP, from the coding sequence ATGATCCTCTTCGGGTTCGGTGCGCACAGCGGCATCGACGACGGACCCGAGCTGTTGCGGATGGCCCAACAGGCCGACCGCGACGGGCTCGACCTTTTCTCGCTGTCGGACCACCCTTATCTCGGCGGACGCCTCGACGCCTACGCCTCGATCGGGTTCATCCTCGGCCGCACGCGGCACATCGCGGGTTTCGCCAACGTCACCAACCTGCCGACCCGGCCCGCCCCGATGCTCGCGCGCACGGTCACCACGCTCTCGGCCCTCTCGGGCGGCCGGATCGTGCTGGGCATGGGCGCTGGCGGGCTGTGGGACCGGATCGCCGACCTGGGCGTGCCCCGGCTGTCACCCGGGGCCGCCGTCGACGCCTTCGAGGAGGCGATCGTGCTGATCAAACGGCTCTCCGGTGGCGGCCCACCCGTCACCTTCCGCGGCCGCTACCACCAGCTGGAGGCGATCGAGCCCGCTCCGGTGGCCGGTCCGGCGGTGTGGACCGGTTCGGTGGGCCCGAAATCCCTCGCCGCGACCGGGCGGGTGGCCGACGGTTGGATCCCTGGCCACGCGGCGGATTGGCTCAGCGAGCGATACCGGACGTCGCGGCCGCTCATCGACGAAGCAGCGATGGCCGAGGGTCGCCTACCGCGCGAGATCCGCTCGATTTTCAACCTCCCCGGCCGCATCACCGACCGGCCGCTGGCCGCGACGCGGGACGGCGACAACCGCTGGGTCGGCGGCTCCGTCGCCCAGTGGGTCGAGGAGTTGACCGGGGCCGTGCTGGAGCACGCCGCGTCGGGCTTCATGCTCTTCTCACCCAAGGGCGGCACGCCCGACGTCAAGTCTCTGCGCCGCTGGGCCACCGAGATTGCCCCGGCCGTACGCGAAGCGTCCAAGAAAGCGCCGTAA
- a CDS encoding helix-turn-helix domain-containing protein, with the protein MVSDNELGLFLRVRREALTPAEVGLPTGPRRRAAGLRRSEVAALADVSVEYVTRLEQGRDRHPSPQVLAALAGALRLTASERAHLYRLVKAADPGFNCRGSVTPARAVRPTVQALLDRLEPTAAVLLNRLGDIVAHTAGYDRLVRPIGLLDAAAPNLARFTFTDSRARDAYPDWAHVADEQVAELKTGPFRADPHMAALADELTLTAGDEFTRRVDAVAALAKSTGILRLAHPEAGLLRLAYETLDLSADDDQRLVVHLPADAATSAALDRLNSPRPQPLRLVAG; encoded by the coding sequence ATGGTGAGCGACAACGAGCTCGGGCTCTTCCTGCGCGTACGCCGTGAAGCCCTCACCCCGGCCGAGGTGGGCCTGCCCACCGGGCCGCGCCGGCGCGCCGCCGGGTTGCGCCGCTCCGAGGTGGCGGCGCTCGCCGATGTCAGCGTGGAATACGTCACCCGGCTCGAACAGGGCCGCGACCGCCACCCGTCGCCGCAGGTGCTCGCCGCTCTCGCCGGCGCGTTGCGACTGACCGCGAGCGAACGCGCCCACCTTTACCGCCTCGTCAAGGCCGCCGACCCGGGGTTCAACTGCCGTGGCAGCGTCACCCCCGCGCGCGCCGTGCGCCCGACCGTGCAGGCCCTGCTCGACCGTCTCGAGCCCACTGCCGCCGTGCTGCTCAACCGGCTCGGCGACATCGTCGCCCACACCGCCGGCTACGACCGCCTGGTCAGGCCGATCGGCCTGCTGGACGCGGCAGCGCCCAACCTCGCCCGGTTCACCTTCACCGACAGCCGGGCCCGCGACGCCTACCCGGACTGGGCCCACGTCGCCGACGAACAGGTCGCCGAGCTCAAGACCGGCCCGTTCCGGGCAGACCCGCACATGGCCGCCCTGGCCGACGAGCTGACCCTCACCGCCGGCGACGAGTTCACGCGCCGGGTCGACGCCGTCGCGGCGCTGGCGAAGTCGACCGGCATCCTTCGCCTGGCCCACCCCGAGGCGGGTCTGCTCCGGCTCGCCTACGAGACGCTCGACCTGTCCGCCGACGACGACCAGCGGCTGGTCGTGCACCTGCCCGCCGACGCGGCAACCTCCGCCGCCCTGGACCGGCTCAACAGCCCGCGGCCGCAACCGCTCCGCCTCGTGGCCGGATGA
- a CDS encoding response regulator transcription factor produces the protein METIRTLVVDDHAAFRAGLRALLDAVPDIEVVDEAATGEQALALAPAARPDVVLLDLAMPGMGGIAATERLTAAMPHVRVLILSMADDDDSVFAAMRAGARGYVLKGARRAELVRSVRAVAAGEAIFGAALAVRLMGYFAGLDRRSSAFPELSDRERQILGLVARHLTNPQIAERLGLRDKTVRNHVSSIFAKLRVADRAQAIIRAREAGL, from the coding sequence ATGGAAACCATCCGCACGCTGGTCGTCGACGACCACGCCGCGTTCCGGGCGGGCCTGCGCGCGCTGCTGGACGCGGTGCCCGACATCGAGGTGGTCGACGAGGCGGCGACGGGCGAGCAGGCGCTGGCCCTGGCACCGGCGGCTCGGCCGGACGTCGTGCTGCTGGACCTCGCGATGCCCGGGATGGGCGGGATCGCGGCGACGGAACGGCTGACCGCGGCGATGCCGCACGTGCGGGTGCTGATCCTGAGCATGGCCGACGACGACGACTCGGTGTTCGCGGCGATGCGCGCGGGTGCCCGCGGCTACGTGCTCAAGGGCGCCCGCCGGGCGGAGTTGGTCCGCTCGGTGCGCGCGGTCGCGGCCGGCGAGGCCATCTTCGGCGCGGCGCTGGCCGTACGCCTGATGGGATATTTCGCTGGTCTGGACCGCCGGTCGAGCGCGTTCCCGGAACTCAGCGACCGGGAGCGGCAGATCCTCGGCCTGGTCGCGCGGCACCTGACCAACCCGCAGATCGCGGAACGGCTGGGCCTGCGCGATAAAACGGTGCGCAACCACGTGTCGAGCATCTTCGCCAAGCTGCGGGTCGCCGACCGGGCGCAGGCCATCATCCGGGCCCGGGAAGCGGGCCTGTAG